The following are encoded in a window of Balaenoptera ricei isolate mBalRic1 chromosome 1, mBalRic1.hap2, whole genome shotgun sequence genomic DNA:
- the ZNF644 gene encoding zinc finger protein 644 isoform X2, which yields MSSANRLNVLNGLANNMDDLKINTDITGAKEELLDDDSFISDKESGVHKPKDCQTSFQKNNTFTLPEELSKDKSENALSGGQSTLFIHAGAPTVSSENFILPKGAAVNGPVSHSSLTKTSNMNKGSVSLTTGQPVDQPTTESCSTLKVAADLQLSTPQKASQHQVLFLLSDVAHAKNPTHSIKKLPTSASIGCDIQNSVGSSIKSDSTLINQVEVGEDSEDLLVKDDCVSTLTGISSGTDEFRSENDTNWDPQKEFIQFLMTNEDTVDKAPVHSKVGLEKKRKRKMDVSKITRYTEDCFNDSNCVPNKSKMLEVDFMEQNEELQAIDSQKYALSKVKPESTDEDLESVDTFQHLIYNPDKCREDSSPVHTGTFLSNTLKKKCEESDSESPATFSTEEPSFYPCTKCNVNFREKKHLHRHMMYHLDGNSHFRHLNVPRPYACRECGRTFRDRNSLLKHMIIHQERRQKLMEEIRELKELQDEGRSARLQCPQCVFGTNCPKTFVQHAKTHEKDKRYYCCEECNFMAVTENELECHRGIAHGAVVKCPIVSSDVAQRKTQKKTFMKDPIIGSSKKSATYICKMCPFTTSARSILKKHMEYLHSSSCIDSFGSPLGLDKRKSDIIEEPIDTDSPKPLTKQQSTTFPKNSALKQDVKRTFGSSSQSSNFSKFHKRPHRIQKARKSIAQSGVNVCNQNNSPHKTVTIKSSIDQKPKYFHQAAKEKSNAKANSNYLYRHKYENYRMIKKSGESYPLHFKKEEASSLNSLHLFSSSSNSHNNSFISDPHNSDTKRPESFRDHRRVAVKRVGKESKKQSSVGGEDLDSYPDFLHKMTVVVLQKLNSAEKKDSYETEDESSWDNVELGDYTTQTIEDETYNDINQEHVNLFPLFKSKVEGQEPGENATLSYDQNDGFYFEYYEDAGTNNFLHEIHDPQHLENAETSLSKHSSVFHWTDLSLEKKSCPYCPATFETGVGLSNHVRGHLHRAGLSYEARHVVSPEQIATSDKMQHFKRTGTGTPVKRVRKAIEKSETTSEHTCQLCGGWFDTKIGLSNHVRGHLKRLGKTKWDAHKSPICVLNEMMQNEEKYEKILKALNSRRIIPRPFVAQKLASSDDFLSQNVIPLEAYHNGLKTEALSVSASEEEGLSFLNEYDETKPELPSGKKNQSLTLIELLKNKRMGEEKNSSISPQKIHNQTARKRFVQKCVLPLNEDSPLMYQPQKMDFTMHSGMPVKLRTCVHCNTTFTSAVSLSNHLRAYARKKSAGLLTGTALDCKQKKSRSRSGSKKKMLTLPHGADEVYILRCRFCGLVFRGPLSVQEDWIKHLQRHIVNANLPRTGAGMVEVTSLLKKPASITETSFSLLMAEAAS from the exons acTAAATGTGTTAAATGGGCTTGCCAACAATATGGATGACTTGAAGATAAACACCGATATTACTGGTGCTAAAGAAGAACTCCTAGATGACGACAGTTTTATCTCAGACAAAGAGAGTGGAGTTCATAAACCAAAAGATTGTCAAACATCATTTCAGAAAAACAATACATTCACTCTGCCTGAAGAACTGTCAAAGGACAAATCTGAAAACGCCTTAAGTGGAGGCCAGTCTACTCTATTTATACATGCTGGTGCTCCTACTGTTTCTAGTGAAAACTTTATCTTGCCTAAAGGAGCTGCTGTTAATGGACCAGTTTCACACTCCTCCTTAACTAAGACTTCCAATATGAATAAAGGCAGTGTTTcattaaccactggacagcctgTGGATCAGCCAACGACAGAATCTTGTTCAACTTTGAAGGTGGCAGCTGATCTTCAGCTCTCTACACCACAGAAAGCAAGTCAACaccaagttttatttttgttatcagATGTAGCACATGCTAAGAATCCAACCCATTCCATTAAAAAACTACCTACCTCTGCTTCAATTGGTTGTGACATTCAGAATTCAGTAGGGAGTAGTATAAAGTCAGATAGCACTTTAATAAATCAAGTAGAGGTGGGTGAGGATAGTGAAGATTTATTGGTAAAAGATGATTGTGTCAGTACATTAACAGGAATTTCCTCAGGTACAGATGAATTTAGGTCAGAAAATGATACAAACTGGGATCCCCAAAAAGAGTTCATTCAGTTTCTTATGACGAATGAAGACACAGTGGATAAAGCTCCAGTTCACTCAAAAGTAGgtctagaaaaaaagagaaagcgaAAAATGGATGTAAGCAAGATAACTCGTTATACTGAGGATTGCTTTAATGATTCTAACTGTGTACCCAATAAATCAAAAATGCTAGAAGTAGACTTtatggaacagaatgaagaacTGCAAGCAATAGACTCACAGAAATATGCATTATCAAAAGTGAAACCTGAATCAACCGATGAAGACTTGGAATCTGTGGATACTTTCCAACATCTAATTTATAACCCAGATAAGTGCAGAGAAGACAGTTCACCTGTTCATACTGGCACTTTTCTTTCAAAtaccttaaaaaagaaatgtgaagaaaGTGATTCCGAGTCACCTGCTACTTTCAGCACCGAAGAGCCATCATTCTACCCCTGTACAAAGTGCAATGTGAATTTTAGGGAGAAAAAGCATCTCCACAGGCATATGATGTATCATTTAGATGGGAATAGTCACTTTCGACATCTCAACGTCCCAAGGCCATATGCTTGTAGAGAATGTGGACGGACATTTCGAGATCGGAACTCGCTACTAAAGCATATGATTATTCAccaagaaagaagacagaaattgaTGGAGGAAATTCGTGAATTGAAAGAACTTCAGGATGAAGGAAGAAGTGCACGATTACAATGCCCTCAGTGTGTGTTTGGTACCAATTGCCCTAAAACATTTGTGCAACATGCTAAAACCcatgaaaaagataaaaggtaCTACTGCTGTGAAGAGTGTAACTTTATGGCAGTGACAGAAAATGAATTGGAATGCCATCGAGGAATTGCCCATGGAGCAGTGGTAAAATGCCCTATTGTCAGTTCTGATGTAGCCCAGAGAAAAACGCAAAAAAAGACTTTCATGAAGGACCCCATTATAGGATCATCCAAAAAATCAGCTACCTATATATGTAAGATGTGTCCTTTTACTACTTCAGCCaggagtattttaaaaaaacacatggagTACTTGCATTCATCATCATGCATTGATTCATTTGGCAGTCCTCTTGGACTTGATAAAAGAAAAAGCGACATAATCGAAGAACCTATAGATACTGATAGTCCTAAACCATTAACTAAACAACAGTCAACAACATTTCCAAAGAACTCTGCTTTAAAACAAGATGTAAAGCGAACATTTGGATCATCCTCACAATcaagtaatttttcaaaattccatAAGCGGCCACACAGAATACAAAAAGCTCGGAAAAGCATTGCCCAGTCAGGTGTAAATGTGTGCAATCAAAACAATTCTCCTCACAAGACTGTTACGATTAAAAGCAGCATTGACCAAAAACCTAAGTATTTCCAtcaggcagcaaaagaaaaatctaatgCCAAGGCAAATAGCAACTATTTATATAGACATAAATATGAAAACTACAGGATGATCAAAAAATCAGGTGAATCATATCCTCTGCATTTCAAAAAAGAGGAAGCTAGTTCGTTGAATTCTTTACATCTGTTTTCATCATCaagtaattctcacaacaatagTTTTATTTCAGACCCTCATAACTCTGATACCAAAAGGCCAGAAAGCTTCAGAGACCACAGGCGTGTAGCTGTAAAGAGAGTAGGTAAGGAATCTAAGAAACAAAGTTCTGTTGGAGGAGAAGACTTGGATAGCTATCCAGATTTCTTGCATAAAATGACCGTTGTTGTTCTGCAAAAACTTAATTCTGCCGAAAAGAAAGATAGCTATGAAACAGAAGATGAAAGTTCCTGGGACAATGTTGAGCTAGGTGACTACACTACACAAACTATAGAAGATGAAACCTATAATGATATTAATCAAGAACATGTAAACCTATTCCCTCTATTTAAAAGCAAGGTGGAAGGTCAAGAGCCTGGAGAAAATGCTACACTTAGTTATGATCAAAACGATggcttttattttgaatattatgaagATGCTGGAACTAATAACTTTTTGCATGAGATTCATGATCCTCAGCatttagaaaatgcagaaacttCATTGTCAAAGCATAGTTCTGTTTTTCACTGGACTGATTTGTCTCTTGAGAAGAAATCGTGTCCTTACTGCCCAGCAACATTTGAAACAGGCGTTGGGTTGTCAAATCATGTCCGGGGACATCTTCACAGAGCAGGATTAAGCTATGAAGCCCGTCATGTTGTATCACCAGAACAAATAGCCACAAGTGACAAAATGCAACATTTCAAAAGAACTGGCACAGGAACACCTGTTAAGCGAGTTAGAAAAG ctataGAGAAGTCTGAAACCACTTCTGAACACACTTGTCAGCTCTGTGGTGGTTGGTTTGATACTAAAATTGGATTATCAAATCATGTTAGAGGCCACCTGAAAAGACTTGGAAAGACCAAGTGGGATGCTCACAAATCTCCAATCTGTGTTCTGAATGAGATgatgcaaaatgaagaaaaatatgaaaaaatcttAAAGGCATTGAACAGTCGTCGTATTATTCCTAGACCATTTGTAGCTCAAAAACTTGCATCAAGTGATGACTTTCTATCTCAAAATGTTATACCTCTTGAAGCATACCATAATGGCCTAAAGACTGAAGCTTTATCAGTGTCTGCATCAGAGGAAGAAGGGCTGAGTTTCTTAAATGAATATGATGAAACAAAGCCAGAACTGCCTAGTGGAAAAAAGAATCAGTCTCTTACACTGATAGaactgcttaaaaataaaaggatgggagaagaaaagaattctTCTATTTCTCCTCAAAAGATCCATAATCAAACTGCAAGAAAGAGATTTGTTCAGAAATGTGTTCTTCCACTAAATGAAGATAGTCCATTGATGTATCAACCACAAAAAATGGACTTCACTATGCACTCAG GTATGCCTGTGAAGCTTAGAACATGTGTGCATTGCAATACGACGTTTACAAGTGCTGTTAGCCTGTCCAACCACTTACGCGCTTATGCACGAAAGAAGAGTGCTGGACTTTTGACTGGTACAG cTTTAGATTGTAAACAAAAGAAATCAAGGTCAAGATCCGGAAGCAAGAAGAAAATGCTAACATTACCTCATGGTGCTGACGAGGTTTACATTCTCCGATGCAG GTTTTGTGGCCTAGTCTTTCGTGGACCATTGTCTGTTCAGGAAGACTGGATTAAGCACTTACAACGACACATTGTAAACGCTAATCTTCCACGGACTGGAGCTGGCATGGTGGAAGTCACATCACTACTCAAAAAGCCTGCCTCCATTACAGAAACTTCATTTTCTCTACTAATGGCAGAAGCAGCTTCATAG
- the ZNF644 gene encoding zinc finger protein 644 isoform X4, with the protein MDDLKINTDITGAKEELLDDDSFISDKESGVHKPKDCQTSFQKNNTFTLPEELSKDKSENALSGGQSTLFIHAGAPTVSSENFILPKGAAVNGPVSHSSLTKTSNMNKGSVSLTTGQPVDQPTTESCSTLKVAADLQLSTPQKASQHQVLFLLSDVAHAKNPTHSIKKLPTSASIGCDIQNSVGSSIKSDSTLINQVEVGEDSEDLLVKDDCVSTLTGISSGTDEFRSENDTNWDPQKEFIQFLMTNEDTVDKAPVHSKVGLEKKRKRKMDVSKITRYTEDCFNDSNCVPNKSKMLEVDFMEQNEELQAIDSQKYALSKVKPESTDEDLESVDTFQHLIYNPDKCREDSSPVHTGTFLSNTLKKKCEESDSESPATFSTEEPSFYPCTKCNVNFREKKHLHRHMMYHLDGNSHFRHLNVPRPYACRECGRTFRDRNSLLKHMIIHQERRQKLMEEIRELKELQDEGRSARLQCPQCVFGTNCPKTFVQHAKTHEKDKRYYCCEECNFMAVTENELECHRGIAHGAVVKCPIVSSDVAQRKTQKKTFMKDPIIGSSKKSATYICKMCPFTTSARSILKKHMEYLHSSSCIDSFGSPLGLDKRKSDIIEEPIDTDSPKPLTKQQSTTFPKNSALKQDVKRTFGSSSQSSNFSKFHKRPHRIQKARKSIAQSGVNVCNQNNSPHKTVTIKSSIDQKPKYFHQAAKEKSNAKANSNYLYRHKYENYRMIKKSGESYPLHFKKEEASSLNSLHLFSSSSNSHNNSFISDPHNSDTKRPESFRDHRRVAVKRVGKESKKQSSVGGEDLDSYPDFLHKMTVVVLQKLNSAEKKDSYETEDESSWDNVELGDYTTQTIEDETYNDINQEHVNLFPLFKSKVEGQEPGENATLSYDQNDGFYFEYYEDAGTNNFLHEIHDPQHLENAETSLSKHSSVFHWTDLSLEKKSCPYCPATFETGVGLSNHVRGHLHRAGLSYEARHVVSPEQIATSDKMQHFKRTGTGTPVKRVRKAIEKSETTSEHTCQLCGGWFDTKIGLSNHVRGHLKRLGKTKWDAHKSPICVLNEMMQNEEKYEKILKALNSRRIIPRPFVAQKLASSDDFLSQNVIPLEAYHNGLKTEALSVSASEEEGLSFLNEYDETKPELPSGKKNQSLTLIELLKNKRMGEEKNSSISPQKIHNQTARKRFVQKCVLPLNEDSPLMYQPQKMDFTMHSALDCKQKKSRSRSGSKKKMLTLPHGADEVYILRCRFCGLVFRGPLSVQEDWIKHLQRHIVNANLPRTGAGMVEVTSLLKKPASITETSFSLLMAEAAS; encoded by the exons ATGGATGACTTGAAGATAAACACCGATATTACTGGTGCTAAAGAAGAACTCCTAGATGACGACAGTTTTATCTCAGACAAAGAGAGTGGAGTTCATAAACCAAAAGATTGTCAAACATCATTTCAGAAAAACAATACATTCACTCTGCCTGAAGAACTGTCAAAGGACAAATCTGAAAACGCCTTAAGTGGAGGCCAGTCTACTCTATTTATACATGCTGGTGCTCCTACTGTTTCTAGTGAAAACTTTATCTTGCCTAAAGGAGCTGCTGTTAATGGACCAGTTTCACACTCCTCCTTAACTAAGACTTCCAATATGAATAAAGGCAGTGTTTcattaaccactggacagcctgTGGATCAGCCAACGACAGAATCTTGTTCAACTTTGAAGGTGGCAGCTGATCTTCAGCTCTCTACACCACAGAAAGCAAGTCAACaccaagttttatttttgttatcagATGTAGCACATGCTAAGAATCCAACCCATTCCATTAAAAAACTACCTACCTCTGCTTCAATTGGTTGTGACATTCAGAATTCAGTAGGGAGTAGTATAAAGTCAGATAGCACTTTAATAAATCAAGTAGAGGTGGGTGAGGATAGTGAAGATTTATTGGTAAAAGATGATTGTGTCAGTACATTAACAGGAATTTCCTCAGGTACAGATGAATTTAGGTCAGAAAATGATACAAACTGGGATCCCCAAAAAGAGTTCATTCAGTTTCTTATGACGAATGAAGACACAGTGGATAAAGCTCCAGTTCACTCAAAAGTAGgtctagaaaaaaagagaaagcgaAAAATGGATGTAAGCAAGATAACTCGTTATACTGAGGATTGCTTTAATGATTCTAACTGTGTACCCAATAAATCAAAAATGCTAGAAGTAGACTTtatggaacagaatgaagaacTGCAAGCAATAGACTCACAGAAATATGCATTATCAAAAGTGAAACCTGAATCAACCGATGAAGACTTGGAATCTGTGGATACTTTCCAACATCTAATTTATAACCCAGATAAGTGCAGAGAAGACAGTTCACCTGTTCATACTGGCACTTTTCTTTCAAAtaccttaaaaaagaaatgtgaagaaaGTGATTCCGAGTCACCTGCTACTTTCAGCACCGAAGAGCCATCATTCTACCCCTGTACAAAGTGCAATGTGAATTTTAGGGAGAAAAAGCATCTCCACAGGCATATGATGTATCATTTAGATGGGAATAGTCACTTTCGACATCTCAACGTCCCAAGGCCATATGCTTGTAGAGAATGTGGACGGACATTTCGAGATCGGAACTCGCTACTAAAGCATATGATTATTCAccaagaaagaagacagaaattgaTGGAGGAAATTCGTGAATTGAAAGAACTTCAGGATGAAGGAAGAAGTGCACGATTACAATGCCCTCAGTGTGTGTTTGGTACCAATTGCCCTAAAACATTTGTGCAACATGCTAAAACCcatgaaaaagataaaaggtaCTACTGCTGTGAAGAGTGTAACTTTATGGCAGTGACAGAAAATGAATTGGAATGCCATCGAGGAATTGCCCATGGAGCAGTGGTAAAATGCCCTATTGTCAGTTCTGATGTAGCCCAGAGAAAAACGCAAAAAAAGACTTTCATGAAGGACCCCATTATAGGATCATCCAAAAAATCAGCTACCTATATATGTAAGATGTGTCCTTTTACTACTTCAGCCaggagtattttaaaaaaacacatggagTACTTGCATTCATCATCATGCATTGATTCATTTGGCAGTCCTCTTGGACTTGATAAAAGAAAAAGCGACATAATCGAAGAACCTATAGATACTGATAGTCCTAAACCATTAACTAAACAACAGTCAACAACATTTCCAAAGAACTCTGCTTTAAAACAAGATGTAAAGCGAACATTTGGATCATCCTCACAATcaagtaatttttcaaaattccatAAGCGGCCACACAGAATACAAAAAGCTCGGAAAAGCATTGCCCAGTCAGGTGTAAATGTGTGCAATCAAAACAATTCTCCTCACAAGACTGTTACGATTAAAAGCAGCATTGACCAAAAACCTAAGTATTTCCAtcaggcagcaaaagaaaaatctaatgCCAAGGCAAATAGCAACTATTTATATAGACATAAATATGAAAACTACAGGATGATCAAAAAATCAGGTGAATCATATCCTCTGCATTTCAAAAAAGAGGAAGCTAGTTCGTTGAATTCTTTACATCTGTTTTCATCATCaagtaattctcacaacaatagTTTTATTTCAGACCCTCATAACTCTGATACCAAAAGGCCAGAAAGCTTCAGAGACCACAGGCGTGTAGCTGTAAAGAGAGTAGGTAAGGAATCTAAGAAACAAAGTTCTGTTGGAGGAGAAGACTTGGATAGCTATCCAGATTTCTTGCATAAAATGACCGTTGTTGTTCTGCAAAAACTTAATTCTGCCGAAAAGAAAGATAGCTATGAAACAGAAGATGAAAGTTCCTGGGACAATGTTGAGCTAGGTGACTACACTACACAAACTATAGAAGATGAAACCTATAATGATATTAATCAAGAACATGTAAACCTATTCCCTCTATTTAAAAGCAAGGTGGAAGGTCAAGAGCCTGGAGAAAATGCTACACTTAGTTATGATCAAAACGATggcttttattttgaatattatgaagATGCTGGAACTAATAACTTTTTGCATGAGATTCATGATCCTCAGCatttagaaaatgcagaaacttCATTGTCAAAGCATAGTTCTGTTTTTCACTGGACTGATTTGTCTCTTGAGAAGAAATCGTGTCCTTACTGCCCAGCAACATTTGAAACAGGCGTTGGGTTGTCAAATCATGTCCGGGGACATCTTCACAGAGCAGGATTAAGCTATGAAGCCCGTCATGTTGTATCACCAGAACAAATAGCCACAAGTGACAAAATGCAACATTTCAAAAGAACTGGCACAGGAACACCTGTTAAGCGAGTTAGAAAAG ctataGAGAAGTCTGAAACCACTTCTGAACACACTTGTCAGCTCTGTGGTGGTTGGTTTGATACTAAAATTGGATTATCAAATCATGTTAGAGGCCACCTGAAAAGACTTGGAAAGACCAAGTGGGATGCTCACAAATCTCCAATCTGTGTTCTGAATGAGATgatgcaaaatgaagaaaaatatgaaaaaatcttAAAGGCATTGAACAGTCGTCGTATTATTCCTAGACCATTTGTAGCTCAAAAACTTGCATCAAGTGATGACTTTCTATCTCAAAATGTTATACCTCTTGAAGCATACCATAATGGCCTAAAGACTGAAGCTTTATCAGTGTCTGCATCAGAGGAAGAAGGGCTGAGTTTCTTAAATGAATATGATGAAACAAAGCCAGAACTGCCTAGTGGAAAAAAGAATCAGTCTCTTACACTGATAGaactgcttaaaaataaaaggatgggagaagaaaagaattctTCTATTTCTCCTCAAAAGATCCATAATCAAACTGCAAGAAAGAGATTTGTTCAGAAATGTGTTCTTCCACTAAATGAAGATAGTCCATTGATGTATCAACCACAAAAAATGGACTTCACTATGCACTCAG cTTTAGATTGTAAACAAAAGAAATCAAGGTCAAGATCCGGAAGCAAGAAGAAAATGCTAACATTACCTCATGGTGCTGACGAGGTTTACATTCTCCGATGCAG GTTTTGTGGCCTAGTCTTTCGTGGACCATTGTCTGTTCAGGAAGACTGGATTAAGCACTTACAACGACACATTGTAAACGCTAATCTTCCACGGACTGGAGCTGGCATGGTGGAAGTCACATCACTACTCAAAAAGCCTGCCTCCATTACAGAAACTTCATTTTCTCTACTAATGGCAGAAGCAGCTTCATAG